The genomic interval GGCAAGGTGGGGGACCCTCCTTTATGCCGTCCCGAAGAGTTGGGTGATGTGCGCGAAAGGGAATTGGCACGTGCAGCGAAAATCCTCGGAATCCACATGGTCATCCAGCGGAATTTCGGCGACGGGAAGTTGTCCCGCTTGCCCAGGGAGGAATTGACCAAGGACATTTTACAGGTGATGGAGAAAGTACGCCCCGACGTCATCGTCACCTTCCCGCCTGATGGCATCTCTGGCCATGCCGACCACCGCGCATTGCACCAAGCTGTTGTGCAAGCCTGTGATGAGGCAAAAAACCGCTGGAATTTCAAATTGTACTATGTGGTCATACCCCGATCAACAGCACCTGATGCGGGAGCCATTTACACCACACCCGAC from Polycladomyces zharkentensis carries:
- a CDS encoding PIG-L deacetylase family protein, producing MTRTALLLFAHPDDETFTCGGTIAKYAHDPGVRIILYCATRGEAGKVGDPPLCRPEELGDVRERELARAAKILGIHMVIQRNFGDGKLSRLPREELTKDILQVMEKVRPDVIVTFPPDGISGHADHRALHQAVVQACDEAKNRWNFKLYYVVIPRSTAPDAGAIYTTPDDDVTTSVDVTAHRQAIMEALRQHRTQHLSIERVFPGVLAGEWQRLRTTEYYQLAMQNGRWLLQPDLKETDWWG